Part of the Vulpes vulpes isolate BD-2025 chromosome 6, VulVul3, whole genome shotgun sequence genome, GGTAAAAACATCAGAGCTTTATGAGCAAATGCAAATATGCATGCAAATATTTTGCAAACAATTTCTGAGCCATCTAGAATTTAAAGTCTGTCCATGAACAACCACATGCGTATTTTCTCACAAACACACAATACTTTCATCCCCAATTATACAGGTTCCCGTGTATATATGTTCAGTCCAATGAGGAAGTTGAGAGGCACGGAAAGGTAGGGTGACTGCTTCATTCATTATAGAGTCTGTTTTATAATTCAGGTTTCACCATTCCTAGTAAGTACTGCCCATTTGCACAGAGCCCCAGGGGCAGCCAGAGGTAGAAGCTTAAGTCCTCTCAGGTTCTTCATCGGATGTGTGCAGCCCTAGGATGTAGATACCCAGATTTCAAATCCTCTATGAACATCTTATTtcctagcttttctttttaagcctTTTGATTAACCCCAACTTTTCACCATCTCAGGCAGCCACAAAATTACAGTTGCCTATAATTATCAAGACAAACACCCCCTCGGGTAAAGGCCTCTCAGCCCAAGGAGAGCTGAATCTAGGTAAATAAAAATGGCCTTGCACATGGGGTTTTCTAGGGAGAGACCATTAAAGCTTGGGAGGAGCTCCCACCCCTGTTCAGCTCTCTCCGGTGATTGCCGGGCTGCTGGCTTTCCAGGCAAACGCGGAGCTGGAGATGGGATAGGAGCAGGGCAGTTTGAAACGTCACATCCCCCATGGTCACAGAcattactctttctttttaaccACATGAATCTATGtccaattttaatataaatttaagggTATGGCGGGTTCCGCCCCTCGTTCGGGGAGCGGCAGGCTTGGGCTGGCCCACGGAGCTGCTGCCACACTTCACGCCCTCTGCGCCAACACCATGCTCCAGTTCCTGTTTGTATTTACTTTTGGCAATGTGGTTGGAATGTATCTGGCTCAGAACTATGACATACCAAACGTGgctaaaaaactaaaagaaattaaaaaggacttGGATGCCAAGAAGAAACTCCCTAGTTCATGAGGCGAATTCCAGCACTGCCTTCTGGATACACTGATTCTGCTGTTATTGAGGGCCTCCTTACCATCTGAAccaaaaacttttgttttaaattccagccTCAACCATTTTCCTCTCTGCTAGATCCTGTCTTGCCTGAGAGCACAGATGGGGCCAGAAGTTAAGAACCACCCTTTCCACCTTCCTCACCTCATCCCTCCTGAAAAAGAATTCAGCCCCTGGTGGCTTTTGGATATACTCAAGAACAATGTGGCACTTCAGGTACAGGGAGCAGTTGGGCCCTCTCAACAGGTTCATTTAGTGGCGGCCTGTGTGTGTGATGCTGTGAATCggtggcctcccagcctccctctgtttagtactaaaaaacaaacaagtgaccTGTGTGTTTTCAGGAGGAGGTAGTGAAATAATGGAACTTTTTAGTATGTTCAGTAAAgcatgatgggatccctgggtggcgcagcggtttggcgcctgcctttggcccggggcgcgatcctggagacccgggatcgaatcccacatcgggctcccggtgcatggagcctgcttctccctccgcctgtgtctctgcctctctctctctctgtgactatcataaataaattaaaaaaaaaaattagtaaagcATGAATATTTTCaggcaagttttgttttgtttttgttttgttttgttttgttttgttttgttttgttttgttttgtttaaggcTCAATAAGCCACTTCCTGGTTTTCAGCTGTAACAAAAACTTCTCTAATTACTACTTATCTCTTCTATTGGGGCTAAAGCCTTCCACAGGTGGTAAAATTTTAGAATGAAGATTGGTTAGTTTGCTATGGAAGTTGGAGGTACATCCACAGACTGGCAAAATCTGCTTTGAACTGTGATTTCTAGAAAGATCAGCTGCATAAGAGGAACCCGTGGTTAGAGGCTGTGACCTCGTGGCAGTTCAACAAAGCTTTCCTGTCTGCCTCTGGTTTCTGTTCTGAACACACTACCTCCGGGGTAGCAGCTGGATCCAAATAAGCTCTAGAAGAATGTGTCCTCAGTAAAATCACTACCGTTAATTAACAGGatgtgaatataaaatagtaatttaaaaagccAGGGACAGTTTTCCTGTTTCTGGTAATGGTAGCCAATTTTTGCACCACGTCCACTAAAGACAACTCTAGGGGCCAGGTACTTCTTAAACATTAGAGATGGTCCAGAGTGTGTGCTCATCTCTGGCCCTTTTCCAGTGACGGGTTTCCAGTTGTCATAGGTAGGAGCTTTGCCATCGTGGGATTTCTCACCGCCGCAGGTGACTTGTCTAGCCCTGGAAGAGCATGGCCTggtcccctccttctctcctctgatGATGAAATGTCTAGACCACATGGCTGGAGTCCCAGCCCAGGTCTCTGCTCACTAGTCCTGGCTCAGGCCCCGATGAGCCACATCACTTGACCTCCATGGGTGTCATCCAGAAAATTCAGGCAATATATTCAGTGTGTCTGTTCCaactaaaaatttattgaatCTGAATTAACTTGAGTCTTCTTCTGcagtgtttctttctctgtattctcaGTGGCCCAGCATTAAAAGgtatgtttttgtctttctctgtaggAATTAGGTCAGAGAAGTATACATAGAGATGGAAAGGAGAAATGCTTTTGATTTCcccatcttaaaaaagaaaacaaaaccaaaaaacccttgAACAGAGACTTCCTTAaggaataagaaaggaagaataagCTCCAAAATTCATTAGTGTAAACATAGTTAACAAGAGGAAACAACTATATTAGCAATAATTGAATGAGGAAGCTGGAAAGAAGCAGGAGGTGTAAGCACTGCTCTGGGGAAGGGCCCAGGGTGTCTCACCTGCAGTAGCAGCCTTCCCAGAGCGCGCAGGCAGTGGGAGGGCCAAGGCTCACTGCACAGCACCCGGCAACAGGCCAGCCGCACCCCTCCCGCAAAGGTACCGTGTTAGTGTCACTTAGAACCCCTGCTTTTGTGAGAGGATTTCAAAGAATCAACAAGCAAGTGCATAATTTACTGAAGCCACATCCTCTCAAGGGTGAAACATGAATAGTTACAGTTGCAGTATCAAAGCCAGATGTCTGTTTCCACTCTGCGGTTAGGAGACTGCCTGCATTTCCAGTCATGAAATGAAAGTTCTTGTAGACTCCAACTATGATGCCACATCATATCCAAAATGTGAGTAGACAGCTGGAAATGGCTTCTATAATTCTCCTCTCATGCgtgattttaaaagttacttaCCTATGTGCCTCAATGACCTGTCTACCGAGCTACTTCCAAACTTCAAAACTCCATGGCTTCCAACAACAATCATTTCTTTTCACTCAGTATAACTTGGCTGGAGTTTGGTCCAAGCTGGGCTTGGCATGGGTAGTCCCAAAACTGtcattaaaatgtacaatttacaGGAAGGACAGGATGGAGGGACATTCTGAAATATACCGTGGTGATGCAGCCAGCAAAACGCAGCGGGTAGAAATGCTGCAGGACAGACAACTCGTATTCTTCAGCAGATAAGTGGCCAGAGGAAAaagcaagagggagggagaagccgCAGGTCAAAAGATTTCAGATACATGCCAGCCAGTCAGTGAGTCAGACATGGACCTCATCTGGGTCTCGATTCAGACAAACCccaaaaataaatgtcatgacATTTAGGAAACACACGGAAGTTGGAACACCGCATTTTTCAACATATTACTATGTAATACCAAAATACTtagtataaaattttatattaaataaaatatatttttaaatgtgataaagCATTATGGTTATGTGTCTTATGTATGTGAACCAAATATACAGAAGAAAGGATATCTATTATTTCTGTCAAATTAATACAGAACTGGAGAAGTAGGTGGAGGTACACATAAAAGGAGATTTGCCAGGAATTAAAAATCCatatggggtgagggtggggggccATGATTCTTTCACCTACTTCCTTAAGCAGCATTATTGTTATAGTTGCCATACCAATGAACTGCACACGTTTAAAGTGTATGATTCAAACTTtcaatatatttaagtttttctataaaatcttgaagaaagagTCTTTATGATTGTAGTCTGGCTTTTCTAAAAGGGTAGACTTCTATCCATTTAGAACATAATGGAATAAGCATATGATCATCATCTCTTTTTGTCCTGGAAATGTGAAAGAAACCCATTTAGAAGTCTAAGAAGAGATTTAGGCATCAGGTCCCATGCTGTAATACTGCTGAGCTTTCTATATTGACACTTGGCAACCTTGATCAACTTACATGAGTCCCAGGAATTCCACTGTAGATGATCCACAGCCCCAGGGTCAGCAAACCAGGGCCTACGCGTTTAATCTGATCTGTAGCCTGTTTTTCACAGTGTCCGCAAGCTAAGAGTGggtcttgaattttttttaatggctgtaaaatatatatatatatataaaatatatatatattatatatataatattatatataatataatatattatattatattatatatataatatttatattattcaaatatttaaatatttaaatatttaatattatttaaatatattatatatatatatatatatatatatataaaacttaaaaaaaaaaaaaagaaaaggtttgcTGACCCTGGCTTACATAAACAATTGCATCATCCACAAATAGCATCCCTTCCGTTCTAAATGTGCGTgttcttcctctgctttcctACATTGCCCAAAGCCTCTAGCACAATGCTGAGAAACAGTGGTagctggatttttaatttttttcccttatcaGAGAAGAAGCTTTTAACATAATCATGATGTttgttttagatcttttttttttgtagccttCTTTTATCGGGACAAAAATTTgattctttcctacttttctaGAAACTAATCATAAATTTGTGTGGGGGGGAAACAGACAATCCAGACATCTAACTTGAAATGGTCCGGCCAATTCATTGGCACAGAAGCAGAGTATCCATAGAGTGGATTCTCAGGAAGTTCCTAAGACAGTATCCATTTCCTTATTCTGGTTCCATTcctgtatttttcacttttaatcaaTGGTAAGCCTGTTACTGGTTTCATCACTCAGTAGCCATTCCTTTTGCTACAGCTAAAATCTGTATAAAACTGAGATAGAAGGATCCTGTCAGCCTCAGTTTTAAAAGCCTGTGACAAACGTGTGTTAACAAATTCACAGTGGAAATAACGGGGGAAATCCACTTGTTTACAAATTTATACATGTAAAGTTTATTGAACAATTGAGAGTTTTTGGAAGCCAGCACAGCTACTTTTATGTTCTCATATTATTCATTGTAGATATTTAGATTGgcctaaaataatcttaaatggGTTATTTTAGAAAGATGCCAGAATATTAAACTATGCTTATTCTAGGTATACAAGTCGGTTTTATGCACTACCTTCTTGATCTCACAGTCTTTTGTTGACAGTACAGTTTCCAACACTGCTCAAAAGACAATGTTTCGAAAggcattttgtttaatttaatccCATTTTAGTATTCCTTTGAAAACTTTGACTGATGACTCTGGAAATTCAGCCAAGAGTGTTGTATCAAAAACTTGCTTGAATTTATCTAAGAATTCGTAATCGGTGCTGAACCTGAATTTGTTTGCCCAAAGCAACACCGTGCCTGGCTGACAAAGGTACACCATGGTGGTGAGCAGCTTGTCCAGGAAGTAGTGGTGGTAAACCACGTCCGAGGCCAGAATGTagtcataataaaatgttgactTGGGGAAGTGCTGCTCCAGGCTCTCTCCCCAAACCAGTTCTCTCACTTCCGGCAGATGTGCTGTACGCTTTACTGTGTTCTTCAAAAGATTATACTGAAGGTTTCCTAGGACATCAGGCAAATCCGTTGCTGTGACTTGAGCCCCTGAGAGATTAAGAGAGAAATTGTAATAATTACCAGGAGACACTCAGGCCGCCACAGTGGACAGATGCACtcagagagaacacaagaaatGGAGCTGCGCTATCTTAGCTTTGTCCCCTTTGACAGGTGGGCAGGACATTTTGACCCAATCCTGCTGGGTAATTCTTTCCTGCGATAGCTCTGCCCTGTGCACTGTCTGATGCAGAGTCTGGGGTCGCTaccccactctcaccactgccccCCACTCCCTACCGACTCCACCCCCAGGTCATGAAGATCAAAAATGTCTTCTCTAGACGTGGGCAAATGTCCTTCTGGGCTAAATCACATTTGGTTGTGAACCACTGACATAGAATAAAACAGTGGTGCGGTGTTGAGAGATTTCAGGATAATTAGCTGCTTAATATAATAATCTATCATGTTTTCCCTTGTAAAACTCTCCTTACCTgaagatttcatctattttgtaTGACTGTCTCCAACataaatttgttaaattaattgCTAGATGTTTTAAAGCTAGTGACAATAGTTCACTAAGTGGACCACGCCATTTCCAGATTGATTTTAATAGAAGAAGATCTGTAGTAGTGTAGGCAAAAGTATGCCACCTCTGTACCCACCTCTTGCTTAGCACCTAGGAACTCACAACCTGCATTTGGGTTATCAATCTGTCTCCACCTTGGATTAAcccacttatttttcttcaaaatgttagTTACAATATTTGCAAGGAAAAACAGGAGACAGCCTAACACAGCTGTTTACGACGGGGTGGGGGAGTCACAGCCTCAGAATCTCCACTTCCTCACACAGTCACTGGTGAGGTGGGCAAGTCCCCCGACCTCTCTCTAATGTGCGATTATCTTAATTCTGGGTTCACAGTACTAATTCCTAGTTCATGACATTTTGGGGGATTCAGTACGTGAAATCATGGCCAAGCACCTGAGTCACACTTGGCCACGCGGAAAGCACTCGCTATCGCTGCTGTCAAAGTCCAGGTGCTCTGAGACAAAGtcaggaagaaacagacaaaCCTAAAATACTGGCCACGATGGAGACAAGGCCCGGTCCAGCACCGATTTCAAGTATTTTAGCATCTTGGAGATTGAGTTCTTCTGTGTGTTCCTCCAAATACTGACACAAAGCCACAGCCTAAAATAAATTTGCAGTTGTCACTTGAGCACTGGAACATGGGAAAGCAGTGGCGACCGGACCCCCCTCCAGTTCCCCACGCGAAACACCACAAGAGGTGCTAGTGATGGCTGCAGTTTGTCGAGGGGCTCATGAGGATCCCAACAGGCCCTCCACGCCCTATTTGGGCCTCCGGGCTGGACACCCGCTGGCTAAGCCACCTGCGCCCCGAGGCTACGGAGCCGCGCCCCGGAGAGCGCGGTCAGCGGGTCCTGCGAGTCC contains:
- the LOC112927516 gene encoding short transmembrane mitochondrial protein 1-like — translated: MAGSAPRSGSGRLGLAHGAAATLHALCANTMLQFLFVFTFGNVVGMYLAQNYDIPNVAKKLKEIKKDLDAKKKLPSS
- the METTL21C gene encoding protein-lysine methyltransferase METTL21C isoform X2 is translated as MDVCLSSEQQPGRLREVPCTPDGCLEPAVEGSLQEDGTGGHPGDSNKIEPSLHSLQKFVPTDYASYTQEQYLFAGTKIVIQESIESYGAVVWPGAVALCQYLEEHTEELNLQDAKILEIGAGPGLVSIVASILGAQVTATDLPDVLGNLQYNLLKNTVKRTAHLPEVRELVWGESLEQHFPKSTFYYDYILASDVVYHHYFLDKLLTTMVYLCQPGTVLLWANKFRFSTDYEFLDKFKQVFDTTLLAEFPESSVKVFKGILKWD